A single region of the Massilia sp. erpn genome encodes:
- the ylqF gene encoding ribosome biogenesis GTPase YlqF, with protein MAIQWFPGHMAAAKKKAAEQMADVDVVIEVVDARLPEASCNPLVEELRKFRGRPCLKILNKVDLADPDATAAWVTHYERDPDVTAYAMTTKKPADVARVIDKVRALAPHRGQPTKPLRMMIMGIPNVGKSTLMNALLKRRVAKVGDEPAVTKQQQKIYLDLNTVLIDTPGLLWPKIAMPSDGLMLAASHAIGANALIEEEVAVFLAEELLRRYPALLKARYGLKVEELDGIGVVEGVAMRRGYRVRGGEPDFEKASHMLLQDYRSGVLGRISLETPQTREAALAIHIEAERIKAEKAALKAAEKEAERMKGKRGT; from the coding sequence ATGGCAATCCAATGGTTCCCGGGGCATATGGCCGCCGCCAAGAAAAAGGCGGCCGAGCAGATGGCGGACGTCGACGTGGTGATCGAGGTGGTGGACGCCCGCTTGCCCGAGGCCAGCTGCAACCCGCTGGTGGAAGAGCTGCGCAAATTCCGCGGCCGTCCCTGCCTGAAGATCCTGAACAAGGTCGATCTGGCCGATCCCGACGCCACGGCGGCCTGGGTCACGCATTATGAGCGCGATCCGGACGTGACCGCCTACGCCATGACGACCAAGAAGCCGGCCGACGTGGCGCGTGTGATCGACAAGGTGCGCGCGCTGGCGCCGCACCGCGGCCAGCCGACCAAGCCGCTGCGCATGATGATCATGGGTATTCCCAACGTCGGCAAATCGACGCTGATGAACGCGCTGCTCAAGCGCCGCGTGGCCAAGGTGGGCGACGAGCCGGCCGTCACCAAGCAGCAGCAGAAAATCTACCTGGACCTGAACACGGTGCTGATCGACACGCCCGGCCTGCTGTGGCCGAAGATCGCCATGCCGAGCGATGGCCTGATGCTGGCCGCCAGCCACGCCATCGGCGCCAATGCGCTGATCGAGGAAGAGGTGGCGGTGTTCCTGGCCGAAGAGCTGCTGCGCCGCTATCCCGCGCTGCTGAAGGCGCGCTATGGCCTGAAGGTGGAAGAGCTGGACGGCATCGGCGTGGTGGAAGGCGTCGCCATGCGGCGCGGCTACCGCGTGCGCGGCGGCGAGCCCGATTTCGAGAAGGCCTCGCACATGCTGCTGCAGGATTACCGCAGCGGCGTGTTGGGACGCATCTCGCTGGAAACGCCGCAAACGCGCGAGGCGGCGCTGGCCATCCACATCGAAGCGGAGCGCATCAAGGCGGAAAAAGCCGCGCTCAAGGCGGCCGAGAAGGAAGCCGAACGCATGAAGGGCAAGCGCGGCACCTGA
- a CDS encoding class III extradiol ring-cleavage dioxygenase, translating to MSTLATYFLSHGGGPWPFMRAEFGHTYDQLDASLRDLPRQIGGKPKAILVVTAHWETAQFTLSSSARPPMIYDYAGFPPHTYQIQYPAPGDPALAERAHGLLQDAGHAAMLDGQRGFDHGTFSAMYPAFPEADVPIVQLSLKRGLDPLTHIEAGRALRPLRGEGVLIVGSGLSYHNLRQFNSNGAQASHAFDAWLRAAMALPQQQRNRALLEWESAPSARAAHPREEHLLPLMVALGAAEDEAAHEVYHEDDFFGALAVSSFRFGAAVD from the coding sequence ATGAGCACATTAGCGACTTATTTTCTGTCCCACGGCGGCGGCCCCTGGCCCTTCATGCGCGCGGAATTCGGCCACACGTACGACCAGCTGGACGCTTCCTTGCGCGACCTGCCGCGCCAGATCGGCGGCAAGCCCAAGGCGATCCTGGTCGTCACGGCACACTGGGAGACGGCGCAATTCACGCTCTCTTCCAGCGCGCGCCCGCCGATGATTTACGATTACGCGGGTTTTCCGCCGCACACCTACCAGATCCAGTATCCCGCACCGGGCGATCCGGCCCTGGCCGAACGCGCACACGGCCTGCTGCAGGATGCCGGCCATGCGGCCATGCTGGATGGGCAGCGCGGTTTCGACCACGGCACCTTCAGCGCCATGTATCCGGCCTTTCCCGAGGCCGATGTGCCCATCGTGCAACTCTCGCTCAAGCGCGGCCTCGATCCGCTCACGCATATCGAGGCCGGCCGCGCCCTGCGCCCCTTGCGCGGCGAGGGCGTCCTGATCGTCGGCAGCGGCCTCAGTTATCATAATCTGCGCCAGTTCAACAGCAACGGCGCCCAGGCTTCGCATGCCTTCGACGCCTGGCTGCGCGCCGCCATGGCCTTGCCGCAGCAGCAGCGCAACCGGGCCTTGCTCGAGTGGGAAAGCGCACCGTCGGCGCGGGCCGCCCATCCGCGCGAAGAGCATTTGCTGCCGCTGATGGTGGCGCTGGGCGCGGCCGAGGACGAGGCCGCGCACGAGGTGTATCACGAGGATGATTTCTTCGGCGCGCTGGCCGTGTCCAGCTTCCGCTTCGGCGCGGCCGTGGACTAA